A window from Primulina huaijiensis isolate GDHJ02 chromosome 13, ASM1229523v2, whole genome shotgun sequence encodes these proteins:
- the LOC140991571 gene encoding putative pentatricopeptide repeat-containing protein At3g47840 gives MIMHCTKCLSSRPFTISRLHSASCIAYAAPRDILSLEDAQYHSIPNEHEALQTKMMEVNSQLKLMILRGDLEGARNMFDSLPHKNEISWTNMISGYVNANRSFEALSLFSKIWGEHKIHMDPFALSLALKACGSNMNLSYGEMLHGYSEKTGFVSSVFVGSAMLDMYMKNGRVFHGCKVFDEMPLRNVVTWTAIITGLVRAGFNNCGLMYFANMWRDGVDYDSYTFAIALKACADLEFLNHGREIHARTIKKGVDVTSYVANSLATMYNKCGRLVYGSRLFESMSTPDVVSWTTSITSCMHTGQEKQGIHLFLQMIGCDVRPNGYTYAAVVSGIANIAKLDWGQQLHAQLLHLGLANSLSVANSLMTMYSKCGQPNSASTIFHEMTRRDVISWSTIISGYAQGGCGEEAFELLSRMKREGQKPTEYALSSVLSVCGSMSILDQGRQLHTNVLTTGLDKTALVQSSLINMYSKCGSIGEAVKIFNLAENDDIVSWTAMINGYAEHGCSQEAIDLFEKISIVDLRPDAITFIGVLSACNHVGLLDLGFHYFDLMIKEYRINPSKEHYGCMIDLLCRGGRLQEAENMIKNMPFEQDGVVWSTLLRASKERGDVECARIAAKQILQLDPACAGTHITLANIYASKGKWREAAHVRKLMRTKGVIKEPGWSWIKIKDQVSAFVASDKSHSQCQDIYNILEIVASIEELTVQELASILYCR, from the coding sequence ATGATAATGCATTGTACGAAGTGTTTATCATCAAGGCCATTTACAATCTCAAGATTACATTCAGCATCATGCATTGCTTACGCCGCGCCCAGAGACATTTTGTCTCTAGAAGATGCTCAATATCACTCAATTCCAAATGAACATGAAGCTTTGCAAACCAAGATGATGGAAGTTAACTCACAGTTAAAGCTTATGATACTACGTGGGGATTTGGAAGGCGCCCGCAATATGTTCGACAGCTTGCCTCACAAAAATGAAATTTCTTGGACCAATATGATTTCCGGCTATGTAAATGCCAATCGTTCATTTGAAGCATTGTcgttgttttcaaaaatatgggGCGAGCATAAAATCCATATGGATCCCTTTGCACTCAGCTTGGCGCTTAAGGCATGTGGGTCAAACATGAATTTGAGCTATGGGGAGATGTTACATGGGTATTCTGAGAAAACTGGTTTTGTGAGCTCGGTTTTCGTGGGGAGTGCAATGCTTGATATGTATATGAAGAATGGAAGAGTTTTTCATGGTTGTAAAGTGTTTGACGAGATGCCATTAAGGAATGTAGTGACTTGGACTGCCATTATCACAGGCCTTGTTCGTGCCGGTTTTAACAACTGTGGGTTGATGTATTTCGCCAACATGTGGAGAGATGGTGTTGACTATGATTCATATACGTTTGCCATTGCACTAAAGGCATGTGCTGATCTTGAGTTTTTAAATCATGGAAGGGAGATACATGCTAGAACAATCAAGAAAGGTGTAGATGTGACCTCATACGTGGCCAATAGTTTGGCCACCATGTACAACAAGTGCGGTAGACTGGTGTATGGTTCCCGCTTGTTTGAAAGTATGAGTACACCAGATGTGGTTTCTTGGACAACTTCAATAACGTCATGTATGCACACAGGCCAAGAGAAACAGGGAATTCATTTGTTTTTGCAGATGATAGGGTGTGATGTACGTCCAAATGGGTATACATATGCAGCCGTTGTTTCGGGCATCGCAAATATTGCAAAACTTGATTGGGGTCAGCAATTGCATGCACAACTTTTGCATTTAGGCCTTGCGAATTCATTATCTGTGGCAAACTCCCTCATGACAATGTATTCAAAATGTGGACAGCCTAATTCAGCTTCGACTATTTTTCATGAAATGACCAGAAGAGATGTCATTTCATGGAGCACCATTATTTCAGGATATGCTCAAGGAGGTTGTGGAGAGGAGGCTTTTGAACTTCTTTCAAGAATGAAAAGAGAGGGTCAGAAGCCCACTGAATATGCTCTTTCTAGTGTATTGAGTGTCTGTGGAAGCATGTCAATTCTTGATCAAGGTAGACAGCTTCACACCAATGTGTTAACAACCGGTTTAGATAAAACAGCTTTGGTACAAAGTTCTTTGATTAACATGTATTCGAAATGTGGTAGCATAGGAGAGGCCGTAAAAATTTTTAATCTGGCAGAGAATGATGACATAGTGTCATGGACAGCGATGATTAATGGGTATGCGGAACACGGATGCAGCCAAGAAGCTATTgatttatttgagaaaatttcCATTGTAGATTTGAGGCCGGACGCTATTACGTTTATTGGTGTTCTTAGTGCTTGTAACCATGTCGGACTTCTTGACCTTGGGTTTCACtattttgatttaatgattAAAGAATACAGAATAAATCCTTCCAAAGAACACTATGGTTGCATGATTGATCTCCTATGCCGAGGAGGAAGATTACAGGAAGCCGAGAATATGATAAAAAACATGCCATTTGAACAGGATGGTGTTGTTTGGTCAACTCTGCTGAGAGCTAGTAAAGAACGTGGTGATGTTGAATGTGCAAGGATTGCCGCGAAGCAGATACTTCAATTGGATCCAGCTTGTGCTGGGACCCATATCACCCTAGCTAATATATATGCCTCAAAAGGGAAATGGAGAGAAGCAGCCCATGTAAGGAAACTGATGAGAACCAAAGGTGTTATCAAGGAACCTGGATGGTCTTGGATAAAAATCAAAGATCAAGTTTCTGCATTTGTTGCTTCTGATAAGTCTCATTCACAGTGTCAAGATATATACAACATCTTGGAAATAGTAGCTTCCATAGAAGAACTCACTGTCCAGGAACTTGCTTCCATCTTATATTGCAGATGA
- the LOC140991058 gene encoding AAA-ATPase At3g50940-like — translation MAVSIFSGMPPASSIFTLYASISALLLMLQTILNQLVPRQVQDYILNKIHLYFMPRSSINATIVIEERDGMSLNEIYSAAEIYLCTKTRPNMGRVKISKRHKDTNVSIKFAQSEKIADTFNGMELQWRFVNEEMRKTSKVIDEETDNVLLESEKRYFELCFDKKYTGKVLDSYVPFVLEKANSIRAENNVVKLHTLACAAPYTSSIVWDSINLQHPSTFDTIAMDCAQKQALIDDLGRFLNRRDFYRKVGRAWKRGYMLYGPPGTGKSSLIAAIANYLKFDVYDLELTNIKRNSDLRKLLLRTANRSILVIEDIDCSTELADRNGHTCRNGPGQCRPDQQFTLSGLLNFVDGLWSSCGDERIIIFTTNDRDKLDPALLRPGRMDMHIHMSYLTRDGFKLLASTYLGIHDQHSCFGEIEELIENMRVTPAEVAEELLRGDDAHKVLEGLINFLKSKRSTEAETS, via the exons ATGGCGGTTTCGATATTCTCCGGCATGCCTCCCGCATCTTCAATTTTTACCTTATACGCCTCCATTTCAGCTCTACTTCTGATGCTTCAGACCATTTTGAACCAACTTGTGCCAAGACAGGTTCAAGACTATATACTCAACAAAATTCATCTCTATTTCATGCCAAGATCTTCCATTAACGCCACCATTGTTATCGAAGAAAGAGATGGCATGTCCTTGAACGAAATTTACAGCgctgctgaaatctatctctgcACCAAAACCAGGCCAAATATGGGGCGTGTGAAGATCAGCAAACGTCACAAAGACACCAATGTGAGTATCAAGTTCGCTCAATCTGAAAAGATCGCGGATACCTTCAATGGGATGGAGCTTCAATGGCGGTTCGTGAACGAGGAGATGAGAAAGACTTCGAAAGTGATCGATGAAGAAACTGATAATGTTCTTCTTGAATCGGAGAAACGGTATTTCGAGCTGTGTTTCGATAAGAAGTACACGGGTAAAGTGCTGGATTCCTACGTGCCTTTCGTGCTTGAAAAGGCGAACTCCATCAGAGCTGAGAATAATGTCGTTAAGCTTCATACACTGGCTTGCGCTGCTCCTTATACATCTTCAATCGTGTGGGATTCTATTAATCTCCAACACCCATCCACTTTTGACACAATTGCCATGGACTGTGCCCAGAAACAGGCTCTGATCGATGATTTGGGAAGGTTTCTGAATAGAAGAGACTTTTACAGGAAAGTGGGCAGAGCCTGGAAGAGAGGGTACATGTTGTACGGTCCTCCAGGAACTGGAAAATCCAGTTTGATCGCTGCAATTGCTAATTATCTCAAGTTTGACGTATATGATTTGGAGCTGACTAACATAAAACGCAACTCGGATTTGAGGAAACTTTTGCTTAGGACAGCGAATAGATCCATACTTGTGATTGAAGACATTGATTGCAGCACAGAGTTGGCCGACAGAAATGGGCATACCTGCAGAAATGGACCCGGCCAGTGTCGGCCCGATCAGCAG TTCACGCTGTCGGGCTTGCTGAACTTCGTGGACGGGCTATGGTCGAGCTGTGGAGATGAGCGGATTATCATATTCACCACGAACGACAGAGACAAACTTGACCCGGCGTTGTTGCGGCCTGGCAGGATGGACATGCACATTCACATGTCCTACCTGACGCGAGACGGTTTCAAACTATTGGCCTCAACATATCTTGGGATCCATGATCAACACTCGTGTTTCGGAGAGATTGAGGAATTGATTGAGAATATGAGAGTCACACCTGCAGAGGTTGCAGAGGAACTGTTGAGGGGTGATGATGCTCATAAAGTTCTTGAAGGGCTGATTAATTTTCTCAAGTCGAAGAGGAGTACTGAAGCCGAAACTTCGTAA
- the LOC140991572 gene encoding lipid phosphate phosphatase epsilon 2, chloroplastic isoform X1, translating to MSAIFVRPLRAAISQPTKLRDHTKILAKRLEYFERVELRKSIYWEDIRRINPRRMPSLNVAGASSSEEGVQAFEQDALMGESSSFGAGGIQATLNSLSKWLVTAVFCSIILLRHDAESLWAAIGSVTNVTLSTALKRILNQERPTSALKSDPGMPSSHAQSIFYTITFLNLSMVEWYGLNGVTTTLCVFFFTLGSFLSWLRVSQQFHTISQVVVGAVLGSIFCILWFWSWKSYVLNLFASYVWVRIVVVVGSVAFSGGFIYHVIQSWILKDR from the exons ATGTCGGCCATTTTTGTCAGACCTCTAAGAGCTGCGATTTCGCAACCAACGAAACTCCGTGATCACACTAAAATTCTAGCCAAAAGACTGGAATATTTTGAACGGGTGGAGCTCAGAAAATCAATTTATTGGGAGGATATTCGCAGGATAAACCCAAGGAGAATGCCCAGTTTGAATGTGGCAGGCGCCAGTTCGAGTGAAGAGGGTGTTCAAGCTTTTGAACAAGATGCTTTAATGGGAGAGTCTTCATCTTTTGGAGCTGGCGGGATTCAAGCCACTCTCAATAGTTTG AGCAAGTGGTTAGTTACTGCAGTTTTTTGTTCTATAATCCTCTTGAGGCATGATGCCGAATCGTTGTGGGCTGCTATAGGGTCTGTCACTAATGTCACGCTCTCAACTGCTCTCAAGAGAATACTTAACCAAGAGAGGCCTACTTCCGCATTAAAATCAGATCCCGGAATGCCATCCTCTCATGCTCAGTCCATCTTTTATACAATCACATTTCTCAATCTGTCGA TGGTTGAATGGTACGGACTAAATGGGGTTACAACAACTCTATGCGTGTTTTTCTTTACACTCGGGTCATTTTTG TCATGGTTACGAGTTTCCCAGCAATTCCATACAATTAGCCAGGTCGTCGTGGGAGCTGTTCTTGGATCCATTTTCTGCATTTTATGGTTCTGGTCTTGGAAATcttatgttttgaatttatttgcaTCTTATGTGTGGGTTAGAATTGTGGTAGTTGTAGGTTCTGTTGCATTTTCTGGGGGTTTTATCTATCATGTTATTCAGTCCTGGATTTTGAAAGACAGATGA
- the LOC140991572 gene encoding lipid phosphate phosphatase epsilon 2, chloroplastic isoform X2, translating into MSAIFVRPLRAAISQPTKLRDHTKILAKRLEYFERVELRKSIYWEDIRRINPRRMPSLNVAGASSSEEGVQAFEQDALMGESSSFGAGGIQATLNSLVGSVTNVTLSTALKRILNQERPTSALKSDPGMPSSHAQSIFYTITFLNLSMVEWYGLNGVTTTLCVFFFTLGSFLSWLRVSQQFHTISQVVVGAVLGSIFCILWFWSWKSYVLNLFASYVWVRIVVVVGSVAFSGGFIYHVIQSWILKDR; encoded by the exons ATGTCGGCCATTTTTGTCAGACCTCTAAGAGCTGCGATTTCGCAACCAACGAAACTCCGTGATCACACTAAAATTCTAGCCAAAAGACTGGAATATTTTGAACGGGTGGAGCTCAGAAAATCAATTTATTGGGAGGATATTCGCAGGATAAACCCAAGGAGAATGCCCAGTTTGAATGTGGCAGGCGCCAGTTCGAGTGAAGAGGGTGTTCAAGCTTTTGAACAAGATGCTTTAATGGGAGAGTCTTCATCTTTTGGAGCTGGCGGGATTCAAGCCACTCTCAATAGTTTGGTTg GGTCTGTCACTAATGTCACGCTCTCAACTGCTCTCAAGAGAATACTTAACCAAGAGAGGCCTACTTCCGCATTAAAATCAGATCCCGGAATGCCATCCTCTCATGCTCAGTCCATCTTTTATACAATCACATTTCTCAATCTGTCGA TGGTTGAATGGTACGGACTAAATGGGGTTACAACAACTCTATGCGTGTTTTTCTTTACACTCGGGTCATTTTTG TCATGGTTACGAGTTTCCCAGCAATTCCATACAATTAGCCAGGTCGTCGTGGGAGCTGTTCTTGGATCCATTTTCTGCATTTTATGGTTCTGGTCTTGGAAATcttatgttttgaatttatttgcaTCTTATGTGTGGGTTAGAATTGTGGTAGTTGTAGGTTCTGTTGCATTTTCTGGGGGTTTTATCTATCATGTTATTCAGTCCTGGATTTTGAAAGACAGATGA